The Variovorax paradoxus genome window below encodes:
- a CDS encoding LysR family transcriptional regulator codes for MADRKRTEVDWQDVRVFLALGRYRSLSAAARALQVNHATIARRLQSLEDSMGEKLVERRPDGYVLTPAGEEALHAATDMEAAAQRLTRTGRNEDEDLRGVVRINAPPALGHAFLATQLARVTAIHPGLDVDLATDLQTVSLDRRKADIAVRIGRPSDGDLIAKPVGKLVFGFYGDEAQCERVERQGLAPVFVSFDEPHSNMPEALWLAQHFPRSRIALRAENHILQATAAKAGAGLALLPHYIGRQVPELRPCALAPLPPSKEICLLIRGQDRHAGPVRAVMRHLVDAFKENRALFSA; via the coding sequence ATGGCTGATAGAAAACGCACAGAGGTCGACTGGCAGGACGTGCGCGTCTTCCTCGCCCTGGGCCGCTACCGAAGCCTGTCGGCCGCGGCCCGGGCGCTGCAGGTCAATCACGCAACGATCGCGCGGCGCCTCCAGTCGCTCGAGGACAGCATGGGCGAAAAGCTCGTGGAGCGCAGGCCCGACGGATACGTTCTGACGCCCGCGGGCGAAGAGGCCCTGCACGCGGCCACGGACATGGAAGCCGCTGCGCAGCGGCTCACGCGGACCGGTCGCAACGAGGACGAGGACCTGCGCGGGGTGGTGCGCATCAACGCACCGCCGGCACTCGGCCATGCCTTCCTCGCGACACAACTGGCCAGGGTGACGGCGATCCATCCAGGCCTCGACGTCGACTTGGCGACGGACCTGCAGACCGTCAGCCTGGACCGCCGGAAGGCGGACATCGCGGTACGCATCGGCAGGCCCTCGGATGGCGACCTGATCGCCAAGCCCGTCGGCAAGCTGGTGTTCGGCTTCTACGGCGACGAGGCGCAATGCGAACGCGTGGAACGACAGGGGCTGGCCCCCGTCTTCGTCAGCTTCGACGAGCCGCACTCGAACATGCCCGAGGCCCTCTGGCTGGCGCAGCACTTTCCGCGCTCGCGCATCGCCCTGCGCGCGGAGAACCACATCCTGCAGGCCACCGCGGCCAAGGCCGGTGCCGGCCTGGCCCTGCTGCCGCACTACATCGGACGGCAAGTGCCCGAACTGCGGCCCTGCGCGCTGGCGCCGCTGCCGCCGTCGAAGGAGATCTGCCTGCTCATCCGTGGCCAGGATCGGCACGCGGGCCCGGTCCGTGCCGTGATGCGCCACCTGGTCGACGCCTTCAAGGAGAACCGGGCGCTGTTCAGCGCCTGA
- a CDS encoding LysR family transcriptional regulator, whose protein sequence is MTRPISVRQLQCFLAVAQERSFRRAAERLSITQPPLSRQIAELETALGVRLFDRNTHGVRLTPVGEVALRRFSSLMGEFDAAVAHVAQASHQLPRLRLGVLNWVQLDGLAAMEHGLVEGGHASGVDARTTTTIAAMSALRKNDLDAAIVLWPASMHRLRGDLVGEVPLMAFVPATSALARKRAIPVRELEALPPFFRFARAENARMYDEFTRQYASHGFVPSQEAGGPDALHVFAQIGSGRGCTCLPAPFSLHRYAGVQPRPLRERIMVPLVLLTSLRLAQEYHDVLAAMATDMLRAARPASR, encoded by the coding sequence ATGACCAGGCCCATCAGCGTCCGGCAGCTCCAATGCTTTCTCGCCGTGGCGCAGGAGCGCAGCTTCCGGCGCGCCGCCGAGCGGCTGTCCATCACGCAGCCGCCGTTGTCGCGCCAGATCGCGGAGCTGGAAACGGCACTCGGCGTTCGCCTCTTCGACCGCAACACGCATGGCGTGCGGCTGACGCCGGTGGGCGAGGTGGCGCTGCGCCGCTTCTCGTCGCTCATGGGGGAGTTCGACGCGGCGGTCGCGCATGTGGCGCAGGCCTCCCATCAATTGCCGCGCCTGCGGCTGGGCGTGCTGAACTGGGTGCAGCTGGACGGCCTCGCGGCCATGGAGCACGGCCTGGTCGAAGGCGGCCATGCCAGCGGTGTGGACGCGCGCACCACCACGACCATCGCCGCGATGTCGGCGCTGCGTAAGAACGACCTCGACGCGGCCATCGTGCTCTGGCCGGCCTCGATGCATCGCCTGCGCGGCGACCTGGTCGGCGAGGTGCCCCTGATGGCCTTCGTGCCCGCCACGTCGGCGCTCGCGCGCAAGCGCGCCATCCCCGTGCGCGAACTGGAGGCGCTGCCGCCCTTCTTTCGCTTCGCTCGCGCCGAGAACGCGCGCATGTATGACGAGTTCACGCGGCAATACGCCTCGCATGGCTTCGTCCCCTCGCAGGAGGCGGGAGGCCCCGATGCACTGCACGTGTTCGCGCAGATCGGATCGGGTCGCGGATGCACCTGCCTGCCCGCCCCGTTCTCGCTGCACCGCTATGCCGGCGTGCAGCCCCGGCCGCTGCGCGAGCGGATCATGGTGCCGCTCGTGCTGCTGACCTCCCTGCGCCTCGCCCAGGAATACCACGACGTTTTGGCGGCCATGGCGACCGACATGCTGAGAGCGGCGCGGCCGGCATCTCGGTGA
- a CDS encoding helix-turn-helix transcriptional regulator: MNQPSFSRPRSQGAASHHACVESWRFDPILHFQVRLGTGFAVGIEDRRRAPLYVFSGQPCQFRMHGGAPLQVEHGDVLFLPRGGAHRLFDTPHATPLPFAAIVAHRSARAGLTYAVDLEAATGGTAREEPERATVVSGSFFWSERLQAEPLLARLPEVVHLRRRSDALPWLVPMTDLLHWLSNVAEGGRGVGMTEAVNALIRHVVLEQLRHERHEGHERHGEPLPAGARRDARLLPALHAMHTRPEHPWTMASLAGLCHMARTTFATRFQQHTGVPPMGYLARWRVQAAARLLREQRMSLDEAADRVGYSTGAILARAYKRVLGTSPRAHAQSAR, encoded by the coding sequence ATGAATCAGCCATCCTTCTCGCGCCCGCGGTCGCAGGGCGCCGCGAGCCATCACGCATGTGTCGAGTCCTGGCGCTTCGATCCGATCCTTCACTTCCAGGTTCGCCTGGGCACGGGCTTCGCGGTCGGCATCGAAGACCGCCGGCGCGCACCGCTGTACGTCTTCTCGGGCCAGCCCTGCCAGTTCCGCATGCACGGTGGCGCGCCGCTCCAGGTGGAACATGGCGACGTGCTGTTTCTCCCGCGCGGCGGCGCCCATCGCCTGTTCGACACGCCCCATGCGACGCCATTGCCCTTCGCCGCCATCGTCGCGCATCGATCGGCGCGCGCGGGCCTGACCTACGCCGTCGACCTCGAGGCCGCCACCGGCGGCACCGCTCGCGAGGAGCCGGAGCGGGCCACGGTGGTCAGCGGCAGCTTCTTCTGGAGCGAACGCCTGCAGGCGGAGCCGCTGCTCGCGCGGCTGCCCGAGGTGGTCCATCTGCGGCGGCGCAGCGATGCCTTGCCCTGGCTCGTGCCGATGACCGACCTGCTGCATTGGCTGTCCAACGTCGCCGAGGGCGGCCGTGGCGTGGGCATGACGGAGGCCGTGAATGCGCTGATCCGGCACGTCGTGCTCGAGCAACTGCGCCATGAGCGTCATGAGGGCCATGAGCGCCATGGCGAACCCCTGCCAGCCGGCGCGCGGCGCGACGCCCGCCTGCTTCCCGCCCTGCACGCCATGCACACGCGGCCGGAGCACCCGTGGACCATGGCATCGCTCGCCGGCCTGTGCCACATGGCGAGGACCACCTTCGCGACCCGGTTCCAGCAACACACCGGCGTTCCGCCCATGGGCTACCTCGCGCGCTGGCGCGTGCAGGCGGCGGCACGCCTGCTGCGCGAGCAGCGGATGTCGCTCGACGAGGCGGCCGACCGGGTCGGGTACTCCACGGGCGCGATCCTGGCCCGGGCCTACAAGCGCGTGTTGGGGACGTCGCCGCGCGCGCATGCGCAGTCGGCGCGCTGA